A single Suricata suricatta isolate VVHF042 chromosome 2, meerkat_22Aug2017_6uvM2_HiC, whole genome shotgun sequence DNA region contains:
- the RAMP3 gene encoding receptor activity-modifying protein 3 isoform X3, giving the protein MCSPSPWWPVAEGGCPRVGGCNETRMLEKLPRCGKAFADMMRTVEVWKWCNLSEFIVYYQSFTNCTEVETNVVGCYWPNPLAQGFITGVHRQFFSNCTVDRTHWEDPPDAVLIPLIAVPVLLTVAMAGLVVWRSKRTGQLL; this is encoded by the exons ATGTGCTCACCTTCCCCCTGGTGGCCCGTGGCTGAGG GTGGGTGTCCCAGAGTGGGGGGCTGCAACGAGACGCGCATGCTGGAGAAGCTGCCCAGGTGCGGGAAGGCCTTCGCTGACATGATGCGCACGGTGGAAGTCTGGAAGTGGTGCAACCTGTCGGAGTTCATCGT GTACTATCAGAGCTTCACCAATTGCACGGAGGTGGAGACCAACGTGGTGGGCTGCTACTGGCCCAACCCGCTGGCGCAAGGCTTCATCACTGGCGTCCACAGGCAGTTCTTCTCCAACTGCACCGTGGACCGGACACACTGGGAGGACCCTCCAGACGCAGTGCTCATCCCGCTCATCGCTGTGCCCGTCCTGCTCACCGTTGCCATGGCCGGCCTGGTGGTGTGGCGCAGCAAGCGCACGGGCCAGCTGCTGTGA
- the RAMP3 gene encoding receptor activity-modifying protein 3 isoform X2, whose product MKTLERRRPQLLLPLLLLLCGGCPRVGGCNETRMLEKLPRCGKAFADMMRTVEVWKWCNLSEFIVYYQSFTNCTEVETNVVGCYWPNPLAQGFITGVHRQFFSNCTVDRTHWEDPPDAVLIPLIAVPVLLTVAMAGLVVWRSKRTGQLL is encoded by the exons ATGAAGACGCTAGAGCGGCGGCGCCCGCAGCTTCTGCTGCCGCTACTGCTGCTGTTGTGCG GTGGGTGTCCCAGAGTGGGGGGCTGCAACGAGACGCGCATGCTGGAGAAGCTGCCCAGGTGCGGGAAGGCCTTCGCTGACATGATGCGCACGGTGGAAGTCTGGAAGTGGTGCAACCTGTCGGAGTTCATCGT GTACTATCAGAGCTTCACCAATTGCACGGAGGTGGAGACCAACGTGGTGGGCTGCTACTGGCCCAACCCGCTGGCGCAAGGCTTCATCACTGGCGTCCACAGGCAGTTCTTCTCCAACTGCACCGTGGACCGGACACACTGGGAGGACCCTCCAGACGCAGTGCTCATCCCGCTCATCGCTGTGCCCGTCCTGCTCACCGTTGCCATGGCCGGCCTGGTGGTGTGGCGCAGCAAGCGCACGGGCCAGCTGCTGTGA
- the RAMP3 gene encoding receptor activity-modifying protein 3 isoform X1 has translation MAASQAGLCGELPRTQGPADPALPNWCTHRDPLITGQCSDGIGSRPSPWRRGHIGVEQTFSKPGTRVVLVVLVRQSPRPRQEEPQGRAQESGRARGGCPRVGGCNETRMLEKLPRCGKAFADMMRTVEVWKWCNLSEFIVYYQSFTNCTEVETNVVGCYWPNPLAQGFITGVHRQFFSNCTVDRTHWEDPPDAVLIPLIAVPVLLTVAMAGLVVWRSKRTGQLL, from the exons ATGGCGGCCTCTCAGGCAGGGCTTTGCGGGGAACTTCCCAGAACGCAGGGGCCTGCCGACCCGGCCCTTCCTAACTGGTGCACACACCGAGACCCACTCATAACGGGACAGTGCTCGGACGGCATTGGCTCACGGCCCTCCCCTtggagaagaggccacattgggGTCGAGCAAACTTTCTCAAAACCCGGTACTAGGGTGGTGCTAGTGGTACTAGTGCGTCAGTCCCCGCGGCCTCGGCAAGAGGAGCCACAGGGACGGGCTCAGGAATCTGGCAGAGCTCGAG GTGGGTGTCCCAGAGTGGGGGGCTGCAACGAGACGCGCATGCTGGAGAAGCTGCCCAGGTGCGGGAAGGCCTTCGCTGACATGATGCGCACGGTGGAAGTCTGGAAGTGGTGCAACCTGTCGGAGTTCATCGT GTACTATCAGAGCTTCACCAATTGCACGGAGGTGGAGACCAACGTGGTGGGCTGCTACTGGCCCAACCCGCTGGCGCAAGGCTTCATCACTGGCGTCCACAGGCAGTTCTTCTCCAACTGCACCGTGGACCGGACACACTGGGAGGACCCTCCAGACGCAGTGCTCATCCCGCTCATCGCTGTGCCCGTCCTGCTCACCGTTGCCATGGCCGGCCTGGTGGTGTGGCGCAGCAAGCGCACGGGCCAGCTGCTGTGA